Genomic window (Candidatus Neomarinimicrobiota bacterium):
TCTAGCATTACTTGGTAGACCCATCCAAGGGCATGTAACCGCCGCCAGAAGTGGTCATGCGAGCAATGTTGAGTTTGTAAAAATGATCCGCAGTCAATACCTGTCAGTATTTAATTAAATTTATATAGGAGGATAAGATGGGGAATAACAATACCCTTGATATCAACGAAATCCTCCGGTTAATTCCACATCGATATCCTTTTGTTTTTATTGATAAGATTGTCGAGATGGTTCCGGGGAAACAAATTGTTGCTATAAAAAATGTCACAATAAATGAACCATATTTCCAAGGGCATTTCCCAGGATCGCCGATTGTTCCAGGTGTATTGATTTTAGAAGCTATGTGTCAGGCGGGATGTTTTGCTTTATTGTACAATCTGAAAGACCCGTTAAAAACAAATTTACATTTATCTCAGGTTGAAAAACTCAAACTCAGAAAACCAGTTGTCCCGGGAGACCAAATGAAATTTGTTGTTCAATTGCTTAAAAGAAAACTCGGAGCATGTAAATTTTATGGTGAAGTTTTTGTCGATGACACGTTGGTTGCAGAAGCTTCCTTTATGGCCAATCTAACCGAGCGCGCAGGTACCTAATATTTCATCTTTAATTCATTCCACAGCATTGATTCATTCCAATGCTGAGCTTGGAAACAATGTTTCTATTGGTCCTTATTCCATAGTAGAGGAAGGTGTACAAATTGGGGATGATACTGTAGTTGGTAATTATACAACGATAAAAAATGGAACTTCAATAGGAAAACAATGCAATATTTTTCATAATTGCAGTATTGGTGAAATCCCTCAAGATCTCAAGTTTAAAGGGGAAGAAACACAGGTTGAAATTGGCGATAATGTTATTATTCGTGAATCAGTAACTATTAATCGAGGGACAGTAGAGCGCGGGAAAACATCAATCGGGAATAATGTATTGTTAATGGCAACTGTTCATATTGCTCATGACTGCATTATTGAAGACAATGTTATTATGTCCAATTTAACAACTTTGGGAGGACATGTGACAATTGAAGAATGGGCGGTTTTAGGAGGGTGTGTTCTTGTGCATCAATTTACCACAATCGGAGCACATGCTTTTGTTGGTGGCGGTTTTCGAACCGTCCAGGATGTGCCACCATTTATTCTCGTGGCAGGAGAGCCACTTAAGTTTAAGGGCCTAAACAAAATAGGGCTTAAAAGACGAGGATTTAATGATCAAACTATTGCAAGTATAAAAAAAGCT
Coding sequences:
- the lpxA gene encoding acyl-ACP--UDP-N-acetylglucosamine O-acyltransferase, coding for MHSTALIHSNAELGNNVSIGPYSIVEEGVQIGDDTVVGNYTTIKNGTSIGKQCNIFHNCSIGEIPQDLKFKGEETQVEIGDNVIIRESVTINRGTVERGKTSIGNNVLLMATVHIAHDCIIEDNVIMSNLTTLGGHVTIEEWAVLGGCVLVHQFTTIGAHAFVGGGFRTVQDVPPFILVAGEPLKFKGLNKIGLKRRGFNDQTIASIKKAYQMIYKSKLSRKESVELLRNDMNNIPEVMQVVEFIESSDRGII